Proteins from a genomic interval of Danio rerio strain Tuebingen ecotype United States chromosome 4, GRCz12tu, whole genome shotgun sequence:
- the LOC101885161 gene encoding uncharacterized protein yields the protein MAFIKEESEDVKIEETFTVKQEDPQEQTDLIEENEDSKEEEHHVKIVEKTHLQTDGILKRTDKNRFTCTQCGKSWASKSKLKIHMMNHTGEKPFTCTQCGKSFNQSSHLNLHMMIHTGEKPFTCTHCGKSFNCSSHLNQHMRIHTGEKPYACTQCGKSFNQSSHLNYHMMIHTGKKPFTCTQCAKSFNQSSHLNQHMRIHTGEKPYACTQCGKSFNCSTNFDNHMRIHTGEKPFTCTQCGKSFSQLSNLNLHMMIHTGEKPYACTQCGKSFYCSTNLNHHMRIHTREKPFTCTQCGESFSKSSHLNKHIEGTHGHIAVVNTS from the exons atggcgtttattaaagaggagagtgaagatgtgaagattgaagaaacatttacagtcaaacaggaagatccacaggaacaaacag acctaattgaagagaatgaggatagtaaagaggaggaacatcatgtgaaaattgtggaaaaaactcatttacagactgatggtattttaaaaaggacagacaagaatcgtttcacctgcactcagtgtggaaagagttgggcaagcaaaagcaaacttaagattcacatgatgaaccacactggagagaaaccattcacatgcactcagtgtgggaagagtttcaaccaatcatcacaccttaatctacacatgatgatccacactggagagaaaccattcacatgcactcattgtgggaaaagttttaactgctcatcacaccttaatcaacacatgaggatccacactggagagaaaccatacgcatgcactcagtgtgggaagagtttcaaccaatcatctcaccttaattatcacatgatgatccacactggaaagaaaccattcacatgcactcagtgtgcgaagagtttcaaccaatcatcacaccttaatcaacacatgaggatacacactggagagaaaccatacgcatgcactcagtgtgggaagagttttaactgctcaacAAACTTTGataaccacatgaggatccacactggagagaaaccattcacatgcactcagtgtgggaagagtttcagccaattatccaaccttaatctacacatgatgatccacactggagagaaaccatacgcatgcactcagtgtgggaagagtttttacTGCTCAACAAACCTTAATCACCatatgaggatccacactagagagaaaccattcacatgcactcagtgtggggagagtttcagcaaatcatcacaccttaataaacacattgaAGGAACTCATGGGCATATTGCAGTGGTCAACACGAGTTGA